The Agromyces mariniharenae sequence CGCCGTCTCGCACGGGCTGTGCCCGGTCGCGTAGACCGCGAGCCGCGCCCCGATCCGCTGCGCGAACCGCTCGTGCAGCTCGCGCGGCCACAGGTCGTGTGCCCCGACGGCAACGAGCTTCGGCACGGGCGACGCGGCGAGGCGCGCCCGCAGGTCGGGCGTGCGCATCATCAGCCCGATGATGTCGTCGACGCTCTCCCGACGGGTCAGCGCGAACCGCTCGCGCACGAACGCGAGGCGCCGCGGCGGCACCTTGTTGAGGTTGTTGCGGATGCCCCAGAGCATGAGCGCCGCGCCCTGCCGCGGCGACGTGAACCCGCTGATCGGCCCGATCCGCTTCACCCCCCGGAAGGCCTGCCCGGGCTCGGGTGGCGCGCTCAGCAGGGTGAGGCTCGCGAACCGGTCGGGGCGCTCGAGCAGCGCGAGCTCGGCGAGCGTGGCCGCGAAGCTGTAGCCCAGCACGTGCGCGTCGCCGGCGCCGTCGTCGAGCACCGCGAGCAGGTCGTCGAGGAAGAGGCGCTCGTCGTAGCGGCTGCGCGGCGGGTCGAGGTTCCACGGTCCGGCGTTCCACGACTCGTACTGCCCGGCGAGGTCGTAGGACTCCACCCGGAATCCGGCGTCGGCCAGGAGCGGCATCATGAGGACGAAGTCCTCCTTCGATCCCGTCGCGCCGGGTACGAGCACGACACGGGGCCCGTCGGCCGGGCCGAGCGCGACGCGCGCGAGCGGACCGCTGGGCGCCGCGAACTCGGTCCGCTCGGTGCCGGGCGGGAAGGCGCGCCAGTCGAGGTCGGGGATGGCGGCGTCGAGCGCGAGGGCCTCGCCGCCGGGCACGGCCTCGTGCGACGGCACCGCCTCGTTCACGGGCACGTCGTCGGGCGACGCGCCGCGCCGACGGAACGAACCGAGCACCCCTCCGAATGCGACCACGCCACGAGGATACTCGCGGCGTGCGGGTCGCCCACAGCGAACACCGGGCGATCCCCCGCCCGGCCGACATAGGGTGGTCGCATGGCTACCGTGGCGCTCACCCTTGACGACTTCGAGAAGACCATCCTCGAGGGCGGCACCGTCCTCGTCGACTTCTGGGCGGAGTGGTGCGGTCCCTGCCGCCAGTTCGCGCCGAACTACGAGGCGGCGTCCGAGGCGAACCCCGACCTCGTCTTCGCGAAGGTCGACACCGAGGACCAGCAGCAGCTCGCCGCCGCGATGAACATCACGTCGATCCCCACGATCATGGCGTTCAAGGACGGCATCGGCGTGTTCGCGCAGGCCGGCGCACTCCCCCGTCCGATGCTCGACGACCTCATCTCCCAGGTGCGGGCGCTCGACATGGACCGCGTGCGCGCCGAGCTCGCGCAGCGCGAGACCGAGCAGGCGGTCGGCTCCTCGCAGGCCACCGAGGGCTGAGCCCGGCGCTCAGGCGTCGAGGCCTTCGAGCCCGCTGAGGTCGAGATCGATGCCGTAGGGGCGTGATGCGCCCGTGATGATCGCGGGGACGCGCACGTAGGTCCCCCGCTCGCGCAGCCCGTCGAGCAGGTCGACCCAGCGGTCCTCGGCGACCCGGCCCAGGAAGCCGGCGTGGCGTGGACGGTCGCCGCCCACGAGCTGCACGCCGATGCGGTACCGGCGCTTCAGCCACCGGCTCGCACGGGGCACGAGCACGGCGTGCTGCTCGGCGCCGCCGTAGAGCCGCGCCAGCTCAATCGCGGGCTGGTGCCGGTTCGCCTCGTCGACGGGCACGACCGAACGCACCTCCCGCTCGCGTCGGGGCGCGTCGAGCACGTCGAGTCCCTCGAGCGTGGAGAGGTCGCCC is a genomic window containing:
- a CDS encoding alpha/beta fold hydrolase — translated: MNEAVPSHEAVPGGEALALDAAIPDLDWRAFPPGTERTEFAAPSGPLARVALGPADGPRVVLVPGATGSKEDFVLMMPLLADAGFRVESYDLAGQYESWNAGPWNLDPPRSRYDERLFLDDLLAVLDDGAGDAHVLGYSFAATLAELALLERPDRFASLTLLSAPPEPGQAFRGVKRIGPISGFTSPRQGAALMLWGIRNNLNKVPPRRLAFVRERFALTRRESVDDIIGLMMRTPDLRARLAASPVPKLVAVGAHDLWPRELHERFAQRIGARLAVYATGHSPCETAPHQLVRDMRELFEQTDSVP
- the trxA gene encoding thioredoxin, giving the protein MATVALTLDDFEKTILEGGTVLVDFWAEWCGPCRQFAPNYEAASEANPDLVFAKVDTEDQQQLAAAMNITSIPTIMAFKDGIGVFAQAGALPRPMLDDLISQVRALDMDRVRAELAQRETEQAVGSSQATEG